A single region of the Maylandia zebra isolate NMK-2024a linkage group LG17, Mzebra_GT3a, whole genome shotgun sequence genome encodes:
- the si:ch211-117l17.6 gene encoding regulator of G-protein signaling 21 isoform X1, translated as MPKLLFSRIRLYEFKDLMPNMKQPRRFDIVLNCRRRKKDIQCVSVQKCNDEMYSSKLSCQTDHELHLEKLLKDKKYLAAFHSFLQSEFSEENIEFWLACEEFRLTTSPEDLQWRAEEIYREFIQPTACREINVDQRVREKIKQALEKPNLSCFDEAQKHVYLLMERDSCPRFLHSDAYLSLKRKSRTLWYL; from the exons ATGCCCAAACTCTTATTTTCAAGGATTCGACTTTACGAATTTAAGGATTTAATGCCCAACATGAAGCAGCCACGAAG GTTTGACATTGTACTGAACTGCAGGAGGCGTAAGAAGGATATCCAGTGTGTCAGTGTACAGAAATGTAATGATGAGATGTACTCTTCAAAGCTAAG TTGTCAGACTGACCATGAACTTCACCTGGAAAAACTGCTAAAAGACAAAA AGTATTTAGCAGCATTCCACTCTTTTCTGCAGTCTGAGTTCAGTGAGGAAAACATTGAGTTCTGGCTCGCATGTGAGGAGTTCAGGTTGACTACCTCACCAGAAGACCTTCAatggagagcagaggagatctACCGGGAGTTCATCCAGCCTACAGCCTGCAGAGAG ATCAATGTAGACCAGCGTGTTAGAGAGAAGATCAAGCAGGCACTTGAGAAACCCAACCTTTCCTGCTTTGACGAGGCCCAGAAACATGTTTACCTGCTGATGGAAAGAGACTCTTGCCCAAGATTCCTGCACTCAGATGCCTACCTGAGTCTAAAGCGCAAATCCAGGACTCTGTGGTACCTTTAA
- the si:ch211-117l17.6 gene encoding regulator of G-protein signaling 21 isoform X2 yields the protein MPKLLFSRIRLYEFKDLMPNMKQPRRRRKKDIQCVSVQKCNDEMYSSKLSCQTDHELHLEKLLKDKKYLAAFHSFLQSEFSEENIEFWLACEEFRLTTSPEDLQWRAEEIYREFIQPTACREINVDQRVREKIKQALEKPNLSCFDEAQKHVYLLMERDSCPRFLHSDAYLSLKRKSRTLWYL from the exons ATGCCCAAACTCTTATTTTCAAGGATTCGACTTTACGAATTTAAGGATTTAATGCCCAACATGAAGCAGCCACGAAG GAGGCGTAAGAAGGATATCCAGTGTGTCAGTGTACAGAAATGTAATGATGAGATGTACTCTTCAAAGCTAAG TTGTCAGACTGACCATGAACTTCACCTGGAAAAACTGCTAAAAGACAAAA AGTATTTAGCAGCATTCCACTCTTTTCTGCAGTCTGAGTTCAGTGAGGAAAACATTGAGTTCTGGCTCGCATGTGAGGAGTTCAGGTTGACTACCTCACCAGAAGACCTTCAatggagagcagaggagatctACCGGGAGTTCATCCAGCCTACAGCCTGCAGAGAG ATCAATGTAGACCAGCGTGTTAGAGAGAAGATCAAGCAGGCACTTGAGAAACCCAACCTTTCCTGCTTTGACGAGGCCCAGAAACATGTTTACCTGCTGATGGAAAGAGACTCTTGCCCAAGATTCCTGCACTCAGATGCCTACCTGAGTCTAAAGCGCAAATCCAGGACTCTGTGGTACCTTTAA